The Candidatus Methylomirabilota bacterium genome includes the window GGGAATATCTCCTCGATCGGAGCCTGGTGTCGAGCGCGGCGAATCCCGGCTTTGGCGGCGGCCCGCTGTTCACGATCACAGGGCGGATGGTCGGCGTGGTCTCGCTCAACCTGGGCGAGATCATGCGCGTGTCGCTGGCCATCCCCGGCGAGTGCTACCTGGCGAATCGCGAGGAGTACCTGCGCCACGGGCGCGCGGTCAGCCGACCGCAGCGGGCGTGGCTGGGCGTCTTCGCCCATCCGCTCGACGAGGGCGTGGTGGTGGCGGGGCTGGTGCCCAATGGGCCCGGCGCGCGCTCGGGCATTCGCGAGGGCGACGTCATCCTCTCGCTCGACGCCCACCAGGTGCCGACGCGGAAGGACCTGTACCTGTCCCTCTGGCGGCGAGGGCCGGGAGAGCGGATCGCGCTCGAGGTGATGCGCGATAACGAGCTCAAGCGGCTCGACGTGACCGGCGGCGACCGTGCGGACTTCTACAAGCAGATCTCCTGACCGGAGGGAACAGTGGACCTGGGATTGAAAGGCAAGGTGGCGCTCGTGGTGGCGGCGAGCAAGGGTATGGGCAAGGCCTCGGCCATGGGTTTCGGGGCTGAAGGCGCGCGCGTGGCCATGTGCGCGCGCGGCGAGGCCGACCTCAAGGCGGCAGCCGAGGACGTGCGCAAGCAGACGGGCGCGGAGGTGATCGCGGTCCCGGCGGACGCCAGCCGGCCAGAGGACATCGAGCGCGTCGTGGCCAAGGCGCGGGAGACGTGGGGCGGGGTGGACGTGCTGGTGGCCAACGTGGGCGGGCCGCCGCCCGGGCCGTTCGACCAGCTGAGTGACGAGCAGTGGAAGGCCGCATTCGAGCAGGTGCACCTCTCGACGGTCCGCTTCATCCGGCTGGTCCTACCCGACATGAAGAAAAAGAAGTGGGGGCGAATCCTCGCCATCCAGTCGAGTTCGGTCAAGCAGCCGGTCGATGGCCTGATCCTCTCGAACGGCATTCGGCCCGGGATTGCGGGGATGTTCAAGACGCTCGCCAACGAGCTCGCGAAGGACGGCATCACGGTCAACATGGTCCTGCCGGGGCGCATACGGACGGACCGCTTCATCGGGCATCAGAAAGACCTGGCCGCGCGCGCCGGGAAAAGCCTGGAGGAGTGGCTCGCCACGCGCTCGACGCCGGACATCCCGATGGGGCGGATCGGCACTCCCGAGGAGTTCGCCAACATGGTCGTGTTCCTCGGCTCCGAGCGAGCCTCGTACGTCACGGGATGCGTCGTGCAGGTGGACGGCGGGTTGATCAAGAGCGTGGTGTAGTCGATGTCATGAGGACGCTGCGCACCGCCATCGCGAGCTTCCGTGCGCACCGGGGATTCTTCCACGCCGCGGGGCTCGCGTTCAGCTTCCTGACGTGTCTCGTGCCCATCCTCTTCTTCATCGTCTCGCTGGCGGGCT containing:
- a CDS encoding S1C family serine protease, which gives rise to MDASVELVKRLLASVVHIHAEVPAAHPSARILGDERMGTGIIVDPSGLILTVNYVVMGGETIQVSFGKGRSQRAEIVAQDFELGLALLKVKRTNLPAVPVASSDDLDRGEPVFALGATGPRERRVSGGLLTYLGEFEAYWEYLLDRSLVSSAANPGFGGGPLFTITGRMVGVVSLNLGEIMRVSLAIPGECYLANREEYLRHGRAVSRPQRAWLGVFAHPLDEGVVVAGLVPNGPGARSGIREGDVILSLDAHQVPTRKDLYLSLWRRGPGERIALEVMRDNELKRLDVTGGDRADFYKQIS
- a CDS encoding SDR family oxidoreductase — translated: MDLGLKGKVALVVAASKGMGKASAMGFGAEGARVAMCARGEADLKAAAEDVRKQTGAEVIAVPADASRPEDIERVVAKARETWGGVDVLVANVGGPPPGPFDQLSDEQWKAAFEQVHLSTVRFIRLVLPDMKKKKWGRILAIQSSSVKQPVDGLILSNGIRPGIAGMFKTLANELAKDGITVNMVLPGRIRTDRFIGHQKDLAARAGKSLEEWLATRSTPDIPMGRIGTPEEFANMVVFLGSERASYVTGCVVQVDGGLIKSVV